Within the Mustela lutreola isolate mMusLut2 chromosome 2, mMusLut2.pri, whole genome shotgun sequence genome, the region CTGGCAAAGCACACGGCAGGAGCCGGACTCAAGACCAACAGACCCCGGGTCATGTCCAAGAGTGGGCACAGCAACGTGAGAATCGACAAAGTGGATGGCATATACTTACTCTATCTTCAAGACTTGTGGACAACTGTCATTGACATGAAGTGGAGATACAAGCTCACCCTGTTTGCCGCCACATTTGTGATGACCTGGTTCCTTTTTGGAGTGATCTACTATGCCATTGCATTTATTCATGGTGATTTAGAACCAAGGGAGGACGTTTCAAATCACACTCCCTGCATCATGAAAGTGGACTCTCTCACTGGAGCGTTTCTTTTCTCCCTGGAATCCCAGACAACCATTGGCTATGGAGTCCGTTCCATCACGGAGGAATGCCCTCATGCTATTTTCCTGTTGGTTGCTCAGTTGGTCATCACAACCTTGATTGAGATCTTCATCACGGGCACCTTTCTGGCCAAGATTGCCAGACCCAAAAAGCGGGCAGAGACCATCAAGTTCAGCCACTGTGCCGTCATCACCAAGCAGAATGGGAAGCTCTGCTTGGTGATTCAGGTGGCCAACATGAGGAAGAGCCTTCTGATTCAGTGCCAGCTCTCCGGCAAGCTCCTCCAGACCCATGTCACTAAGGAGGGGGAACGGATTCTTCTCAACCAAGCCACTGTCAAATTTCACGTGGACTCCTCTTCAGAGAGCCCCTTCCTCATTTTGCCAATGACATTCTACCACGTACTGGATGAGACAAGCCCCCTGAGAGATCTCACACCCCAAAACCTGAAGGAGAAGGAGTTTGAACTCGTGGTCCTCCTCAATGCCACTGTGGAATCCACCAGTGCAGTCTGCCAGAGCCGCACATCTTATATTCCAGAGGAGATCTACTGGGGCTTTGAGTTTGTGCCTGtggtttctctctcaaaaaatggaAAGTACGTGGCTGATTTCAGTCAGTTTGAACAGATCCGAAAGAGCCCGGATTGCACCTTCTACTGTGCGGATTCTGAGAAGCAGAAGCTTGAGGAGAAGTACAGGCAGGAAGATCTGAGGGAAAGAGAACTAAGAACTCTTCTGTTACAACAGAGCAATGTCTGATGGCGGTGGTCGCCCCGGGTTTAACTCTGTGAGCTCTTTCCATGTCGGAGCTCCCTTTGAAGGCACAAGTCACTGTGCAAATGAGAATGTGTGGATTCTTTCTAAAAAACTATACAGAcatacaaaatccattttttccctttgacCTGGCACTTAAGCAAGCATTTCCAGTTTTGAGAAGGTTCCTTTTTAAAAGGCTTTGTCTGAAGCAAACTCTCAAAATTCCTACTTTCTAAAATGGGGCTATAGTTTCAAAAATTTGGTGTAGGGCAATTAAAATAATGTCATGTCCAGTGGACAGACATTTAGCCATGCTGGTGTTGAAAGGATATGCATTTCTATGCAGCATATCAGCTATAACTTAAGGTATTTattcaaaacaattttcaaaGACGTTATGGCTGGAAGTTAAAATGTTGTGAAATGTGAAATGTTGAAAGTTCATATCCTTTTATGTCATTTCTTTACAGTACCCTCTTTTCAAGCAGGAAAATGCTATCTTTATTTAATGGAGGCTATCTGGTAACAGAGTCAAGGGGACTCTGTactcacaaaaaaaaatatttccattcttaCCGGTTTTTCATCAGATTTAATTGTACAGAGTGAAACTGAACAAATCAGGAGTTAATAGTTCTGAAAATATATACGAATGGAGTGGACTTTTTTGTTCCCAGTAATTTTCTGTTTACTATTCAAAACGTGGTGTACAACCCGGCAGCCTCAGCATCATCCGGGAGCTAATTAGCAGTATCGActctcaggccccacccagacTTAGAGAACCAGAGTCTGCACGTTCACGAGACCTCCTAGTCATTTGTACACAAATGAAAGTTTGGAGAGTGTCCACTCTGGAAGGTTTTCAAGGGAACTTTCTGAAGCCACAGCACCCTCTGGGTCCCAAACCCACATGGCCTCCAGACCTGTCCTTCTTTCTTCAGCTTATTATTATGGGCCAATATTGTTGTCAGCCACTCCATTCTTTGTCTGTTAAAATGCCTTGTTTGCCAAAGAACTGCCCCCGATACCCCAGGATTGAAAACAATTTCTTGAGAGTCATGGTTGTCTCACTCATGCTAAGCACATGTTTGTTGACTCTAGTgagcacaaaagaaaaatgaagtcgcATTACAACTGGAAATTTGCTCAGATGTTGAGGTCCACAAGGTTGAACAGGGCCATAAGGACCAAGAAGAGCTGAGGAATTCATGTACTGATGACTCCTTGAAGCGTGAACGAAGTTTGGTAATCTGATGATATGTAAAGAACGCCCTCAGTATCTAAATAAATCTCATGCAACCGATTGGAACAGGGTAACATTTTGCTCTTGGCAGAACTTAGGGGCCAGGTGCCACATTTCTTTAGGGCAAAGAATATGCATGGGTGGGGATTGGCTGAATGGGGCGAATTCTCATTTCATTCAGACCAGGACAGACTTGCATATTCACTCACAAAGAATGTGACTGTAGGTGGGTAGGCACTGCACAGGCGTACTCGGGAGcccacatacatgtacacacaggcacacacacagacatgcaggCACATCCTGGCTTTTCAAGCATAATTGTGGAAGTTGGAAGAATTTTGCAATTAAGAGAGCGAGTCCTCAACAAATATACTCACATATgttttattctataaaaatggGGATGCTGGAGCTCTGAGAAAAAGGGGAAATTAATCTGGATTCAGGTTATCAGTGAAAAAAGAGGGTTTAGCTCAGTGGTAGAACATTTGACTGCAGGTTCTCAGTGAAAGGATACTACGGATTATAGCTAACGTGGTCATATATTTAGGCTACCGCAGTTTCAAATGTCCTTCCATGGAAGAGAAGGTGTGGCTGGAACCTCTGACCTGGAGCCAAATGTCTAACACAAATGTCAGAACAACAGGAGTAGAGTTAGTTCTAGAGGCTTAAGGGGCCATTTCAAAGCACGagaagctttttcttttattattcaggattttttttctctctttctgttgatAATTTAATGGCAGATtgtttcaatttcttaaaaaaattatgttagttTAGTTAGACATTAGCTCTTTTAGTTATTATATGTGGTTTTTTTATTGTCTCTTGTGCTATAATCAACAGGAAAATAGTGCCACAGGCATGTTTACAGGCTTTCTGTTGTGCTATTAAATTCCTTACACAGGATTTACATCAGTGCTAATTTGAATGTGATCAAGATTAGGAATCTTGCATACTTATATTGCATTTGGCACACTGATGTACTGTGAGATGTAGAAAGCTTTGGTTTATTCATTTAGCAGATCTACTTCAGCCAAATCTGGAGGACTTGATCATTTGATCTTTTGCACTATACACAAAACAAATATGCAGTATTTTAAAAGCCAATACTTGTACCAGTCAATAAATCATATTGTAATATTATATTCTGTAAATAGTCCTAAACCTGCATCTGGTTTGAAAGTGAGCATTTCCttacttattatttctttatacacAATACTCTTGTGTTAACATACTAACAAAAGATATTAGATGGCAAACATTTGATTACATTTGGAAGTCTTTTGACTGAAACAGATGCTTGCTCAACACCTAACTAAGAAGTAATCAAACTAATGGAATATTGTTGACCCAAAAAGGCTTTTGCATTTTGAAACATCTCCAATGCATTCTCAGGGATACCATTCAAAAATGTCATGTTCCATTTGAAAAACCACAAGGTAAATAGCAGCACATCAGTGTAGTCTGCAAGCTGTGTCTTATTTcaataagaaaatgtattataCGTGCATGGTACCTGGTAGCCAATGGTCCCAGACAGCATAGTCAATATTCACTCACTGATCCTCCCAAGAAGCCACCTTTGGAGTCTGGGTGCAGTCACATATTGTTCTCTTTCTCACGCAGCAGGTAATTACAGTACCAGACAAGACTCCAGATATGTAAAATAACTggtgaaaagtgaaaaataccCTGAACAAGTGGACCAGATTTTGAGAAGACTTTAAATGACgattcattagattttttttaattgaattttctttttaaattgatggTGATTTTGATACCATTAAAAGTAAATTAAGATCTGAAGAAGTGACACTTCTACTCCTgcatgattctctctctcccttggatCCTCAGCACTCGTatctggagaaagaaggaaagagatgcAAAAAGCAGGGAAGGCATGAGGCCTCTGCACTGGGAGCTCCGTAAACTATCATCCTACCTTTCGGGCTTGATTCTGTATTTTGTCACTGCAGTCAAAGGGTCAGGCACTTGACCATGGGCATGATGAAGACTGATAATCCCTCAGTCTTGGTTTTTCATTCTCTCTCGACTTCTCTTTGCCTGATAAACATTTGAAGCGAGTCATTTTGAATGTAGGTTATTTTATTCAAGCTTTCTGGGATggtattctttaaaatgaaatgttagcATTTCAAGTCCTGATTTCCATGTTCTGCGGTCGCACTTGAATCCCAGCATTTGATTCTGGATAAATCCAAGATGCACCTAGTTTTCTTCCTCCGGGAAGATATACTGAAAGTCTAAAGTTAACATTTCATTCCTCTCCTAATTGATTAACTGCCTACATTTAACCCTCTGTGAACTTCAGTTCATCTTTAATCAGAATgggctccccacccctccttggGCTTCTGGATAGCAATTTTCTTAGCCTTTAAGAAACACTgttggcttggggcgcctgggtggctcagttggttggacgactgccttcggctcaggtcatgatcctggagtcctgggattgagtcccgcattgggatcccaactccatggggagtcttttttccctctgaccttctcctcgctcatgctgtctctcactgtctctctctcaaataagtaaataaaaaaaagaaagaaagaaaaagaaacactgttgGCTTAAATCCgatttttcccccaaagttttCCTCTGAATACTTACTGAGAAAGAAACAGGAGTCAGAAATAAGGCTTCAGCCCATTCACTTCACTTTCATCCTCTGTTGGTTCTGCCGAGCTCAATTTCCTTTCTATTTAATGTGTACTTCCCTGgcttttcttcatctttgttATCTGCCCTATCAAGTCAAATTATCTTGTGGGTTAAAAAGAATTAAGTCAAATTAGTGATTTGGGAACTTTTAGATAGCCAAAATTTGGGGACAGAGATTTTTATGTTTCAGTTGGTATGTAGCTGgtgtagaagaaatagaaaaccaaaaaacagccaGTAATTGCAGTTGACAGTTAATTCCTAATTAAATTACAATAATTGATTGTGGAAGTCAAAGGACAGGCTGATACAGGAGTACAAAAGCCAAAGACGTCATGTGTGTAGGGAAAGCCATGTAACTTTGCATAGCAATGATAATACCAGAGTGAAGAACGCCAGGCATGCTGTGTCTACAGGATATGTCTtgtatttaatgatttttgtCCTGCATCCTGTATGGACTTTATTAAGAAGCCGTAAATGTTCTGTATTCATCTCCCTCCccacaaaaatgacaaaattgcACAGCCAATTAGTAAAATACTTCTAATTTAACCAAatgtcttgtatttttatttgctaaatctgacagCCCTGCAGAGAGTACTCACATAGTCCCAAGCTATGCCCATCTCTAGAAGAACAACAAACAGAGGCCCCTTCCTTTGGAAGCTACAGTTTTCACACAAGTGGTAATAAAGAAGGGGAGTATTCTAGAAAAATACTCTGCTGGCTTGCCCCATTCGTAAAGGTAAATTTCAGCAGAACACGGAGGGCCCCGATACATCCTGTGCAGTGTGAAACAGCATGTTCCTCAAGGCTGTCTATCAAAGAAGGGCCTGGAATGATGGGTTCAAAGTCCTCAGCCACAGGGTATACTGAAGTCCTGGCTCCCAACCCCCGCTGGAGAACCAGGCCCATGGTTAGGGTGGATTCCTAATGACCTTCACCAAAATTGGGGAAGTCAGCTGAAAAGTCCATCTCCAAGGTTTGCTTAGCAGTTCCCACTTCATGATAGTTAACTTCACTTCACAAGGGCTCCGCTTCATTCAAGGCCAAACCATATCTAGAATCCAGGCCTCCCTACCCCCTTAAGATACCCAGTTTCACCCCTCAAAAATACTCAAGTAAAGGCAGAATCCACTCAAAATTAGACTCCAAGGGAGCTACCACAATTGATTATAGAGTACATTtccctaaaataataataataataataataataataataaagtaacagAAGTTGTTGACTCTGAGCTAGGAAATATAACCTCTTAgcttatcattactattattgttattactgcAAATGTCCTTAATAttatggaaaaaagtaaaaagcttcCAAGAAGGTGATTGGAGGGGAATTCAAAagagtgatttctttttcattcaccATAATTTAACTCTATTCTTTCATCTGCAATCAAATCTTAAGATTAAGGATGTTGTATTAAATCAAATCATTACAGGAAGCATGACTATATCAGGGactttttacaaaaacaaacttCCAGATCACCAGAGGAAGCTGTGTTTGTGTGCTGACAGAGTATTAAATAGCAGGCAGGACAGGAAGGCAGGATAACAGCCAACTTGGGTCTATTTTGGAAGAATTATTTCTGTAGGGTGTCATGGAATTGTAAGTTACAAAAAGTATGCTTTGGTAAACAGACATCTCCATTCCAAAAGGACCCACTCCAAAATACCACTCAATCAAATTCACGAGAATATTATGGAGGTCAAAATTCCAAACGACATGCAGATTTTACAAGCAAACAGTCCCACCACTTATAAACCCTGGCAGTATATGCATAGCAAAATCTTGATCACGCCTCAATCTCTTGCTACATACAGCATGACGTCTGATTGCTATACCATGCCACAGGATGAGTGTCTTGCTTCCCTCTGACTTTTGAACCAGTCTTACACTTGGATTTGCTTAAGCAGAATCATGACTTACATTTCTCAGGATTGAGTTAATGCGGGTGGACGTTGGAAATTTCACACGAACGGATATGTACGCTATGTCACCATCAAGCCCAATCGGACTATGACCAATCAGCTTGAAATATGTACTTTCATATTCTCCAAACCCACACCTCTATTCGTCAAGGCATTTCTTGTTTTCATAGGTATCTCCTCCCTTTCCTGTTTATATATGGAATCTCACTAGTTTGTGAAACAATGCAAGTACAATAAAGCTCATTTTATGGTCTGGAGTTTCTTTTCATTGCATTGGAATGGTAATGGTGTCACTGTGGCATTCTGGTGGAGGGAGACCTACTATTTCCCTGGACATCTCAGAGGCTGTTTCCAATGACAGCAACTACAATAATTTGGGACTGAGTAGGTCCTAAAACCTTGTGAAGATGGGGTTATCTGTCAGGGCCTGAAAGAatgtattttccttcctttttaaagaaaagaaaagaatcctaatgctaaccctgactcctttcttccttttgcctAAATGCTCTAGTAGTTTCACTTTTGTCACTGATTAAAGATTGAGTAACTATTGAACAACATCCTTTCAGCACCTCACCCCTTAACAAAGTCCCTCATGTtccattgcttttttattttgatggattaaaagaaagaaaacgcaTGGTTATGTAACTAGAGACATCAGTCTGGATGTAACTGTGGAACAACACAACGACTTAAAAGCCACACGGCAGAGATAGGCACTGGGGACAGCTATTGTCCTGGAAGCACCATGCAgggaaaacatacacacacaaacagcaG harbors:
- the KCNJ15 gene encoding ATP-sensitive inward rectifier potassium channel 15 isoform X1; amino-acid sequence: MQAQLLGGPNSLTMDAIHISMSSAPLAKHTAGAGLKTNRPRVMSKSGHSNVRIDKVDGIYLLYLQDLWTTVIDMKWRYKLTLFAATFVMTWFLFGVIYYAIAFIHGDLEPREDVSNHTPCIMKVDSLTGAFLFSLESQTTIGYGVRSITEECPHAIFLLVAQLVITTLIEIFITGTFLAKIARPKKRAETIKFSHCAVITKQNGKLCLVIQVANMRKSLLIQCQLSGKLLQTHVTKEGERILLNQATVKFHVDSSSESPFLILPMTFYHVLDETSPLRDLTPQNLKEKEFELVVLLNATVESTSAVCQSRTSYIPEEIYWGFEFVPVVSLSKNGKYVADFSQFEQIRKSPDCTFYCADSEKQKLEEKYRQEDLRERELRTLLLQQSNV
- the KCNJ15 gene encoding ATP-sensitive inward rectifier potassium channel 15 isoform X2: MDAIHISMSSAPLAKHTAGAGLKTNRPRVMSKSGHSNVRIDKVDGIYLLYLQDLWTTVIDMKWRYKLTLFAATFVMTWFLFGVIYYAIAFIHGDLEPREDVSNHTPCIMKVDSLTGAFLFSLESQTTIGYGVRSITEECPHAIFLLVAQLVITTLIEIFITGTFLAKIARPKKRAETIKFSHCAVITKQNGKLCLVIQVANMRKSLLIQCQLSGKLLQTHVTKEGERILLNQATVKFHVDSSSESPFLILPMTFYHVLDETSPLRDLTPQNLKEKEFELVVLLNATVESTSAVCQSRTSYIPEEIYWGFEFVPVVSLSKNGKYVADFSQFEQIRKSPDCTFYCADSEKQKLEEKYRQEDLRERELRTLLLQQSNV